Proteins from a single region of Magnetococcales bacterium:
- a CDS encoding U32 family peptidase: MSEKMELLAPAGNWQALEGVIEAGADAVYVAEKRFAMRQHGAWLNFSADDLTRVVAYAHEHGVRCYLALNNLLTDAEITLLTERIPDLIAMNPDALIVQDLGVIRLLHEMAPGLSLHASTMMSVHHPFAAQLLKELAVTRIIASRDITLHEAARIGRESGLEVEYFVHGDMCVAQGSQCYHSGIAAGMSANRGKCLKSCRWAWSLIDRRDGRVLGEVADRHLLARNDLCLYHQIPELAVSGIHCLKIEGRARPAEYLIPIVASYRQAIDRYYEDPVAYRTDFAQLNRLKHHTLREVNTGHAFHRPGPGSSGITGKREPRFFSLVVQERPWEGADEEEIPGGSLSGLPSGTRPELVVRCGSPEGAEALLDAPCDWITIGGEQFVAGGRKRWGGTWMREWMTAARGKGKKVGIHAPRITTEREFAELERLVADLGDHPPDEYRIANLGTLAFFHDRSPAPLHADYGVNVWNTGAVALLRRLRVSSWTPGLELPLAGILDLAKRTTLPLEVIVHGALPGMLLEYCPIGVHLTATSRSDPCSGPCVGGAYALRDRAGGVYWLEADQYCRNHLFMARDLCALDRIGSLVAAGVARIRIEGALYTPEILSSLVTCYRQALDRVAAGLPLGPWSRERMARLDLPRPLTRGVFGHTIEAVSQPLAELPTNLVILHDVTLERKPA, encoded by the coding sequence ATGTCCGAGAAAATGGAACTCCTTGCCCCGGCAGGGAATTGGCAAGCCCTGGAGGGGGTGATCGAGGCGGGGGCCGATGCGGTTTATGTCGCCGAGAAACGCTTTGCCATGCGACAACATGGGGCCTGGCTCAACTTTTCGGCGGACGATCTGACGCGGGTTGTGGCTTATGCCCATGAACACGGGGTTCGGTGTTACCTGGCGCTGAACAACCTGCTGACCGATGCCGAAATCACCTTGCTGACCGAAAGAATTCCCGATCTGATCGCCATGAACCCCGATGCCCTGATCGTTCAGGACCTCGGGGTCATTCGCCTGTTGCACGAAATGGCGCCGGGTCTTTCCCTTCATGCCAGTACCATGATGTCGGTACACCATCCTTTTGCGGCGCAACTCCTGAAAGAATTGGCCGTCACCCGGATCATCGCCTCCAGGGACATCACCCTTCATGAGGCGGCCCGCATTGGGCGCGAGAGCGGCCTGGAAGTCGAATATTTTGTCCATGGCGACATGTGTGTCGCCCAGGGATCGCAGTGTTATCACAGCGGGATCGCCGCCGGTATGAGCGCCAACCGGGGTAAATGCTTGAAATCATGCCGCTGGGCGTGGAGTCTGATCGATCGACGCGATGGCCGGGTCCTGGGGGAGGTGGCGGATCGCCACCTCCTGGCGCGTAATGATTTATGCCTGTACCATCAAATTCCCGAACTGGCCGTATCGGGAATCCATTGTTTGAAAATAGAAGGACGCGCCCGTCCCGCCGAATACCTGATCCCGATCGTCGCGAGCTACCGTCAGGCCATCGACCGTTATTATGAGGACCCAGTGGCCTACCGGACCGATTTTGCCCAATTGAACCGCCTCAAACACCATACCTTGCGCGAGGTCAACACCGGGCATGCCTTTCATCGGCCCGGACCCGGTTCCTCGGGGATCACGGGCAAACGGGAGCCAAGGTTTTTTTCGCTTGTCGTCCAGGAACGGCCCTGGGAAGGGGCTGATGAAGAAGAAATTCCTGGCGGGAGCCTGTCCGGGTTGCCATCAGGGACGCGGCCCGAACTCGTGGTCCGCTGCGGGTCGCCCGAGGGGGCGGAGGCACTGCTCGATGCCCCCTGTGACTGGATCACCATCGGCGGGGAACAGTTTGTCGCCGGAGGACGGAAACGGTGGGGCGGAACATGGATGCGCGAGTGGATGACCGCCGCACGAGGGAAAGGCAAAAAAGTCGGCATCCATGCCCCCCGGATCACCACCGAACGGGAATTCGCGGAACTGGAGCGGTTGGTGGCGGACCTCGGGGATCACCCGCCGGATGAATACCGGATCGCCAACCTGGGGACCCTGGCTTTTTTTCACGACCGTTCCCCGGCGCCGCTCCATGCCGATTATGGTGTCAATGTCTGGAATACCGGGGCGGTGGCGCTGTTGCGGCGGTTGCGGGTCTCTTCGTGGACCCCTGGTTTGGAATTGCCGCTGGCGGGCATTCTGGATCTTGCCAAACGGACGACCCTGCCGCTGGAGGTGATCGTTCATGGGGCCTTGCCGGGGATGTTGCTCGAATATTGTCCCATCGGTGTTCATTTGACCGCGACCTCCCGGAGCGATCCCTGTTCCGGACCGTGTGTCGGCGGGGCCTATGCCTTGCGTGACCGGGCGGGTGGCGTTTACTGGCTCGAAGCGGATCAATACTGCCGCAACCATCTGTTCATGGCCCGAGATCTGTGTGCCCTGGATCGGATCGGATCATTGGTCGCGGCAGGGGTTGCGCGCATCCGCATCGAAGGGGCATTGTACACGCCGGAGATCTTGTCGTCCCTGGTCACCTGCTACCGCCAGGCGCTGGACCGGGTCGCGGCGGGATTGCCTCTGGGCCCCTGGTCCCGCGAACGGATGGCGCGACTGGACCTTCCCCGCCCCTTGACCCGGGGTGTCTTCGGGCACACGATCGAGGCGGTATCACAACCACTGGCGGAACTCCCGACCAACCTGGTCATCCTTCATGATGTCACCCTGGAAAGGAAACCGGCATGA